Proteins encoded within one genomic window of Kibdelosporangium phytohabitans:
- a CDS encoding FAD-binding and (Fe-S)-binding domain-containing protein, with product MTAFLEQLARSIEGEVRFDDYTRHLFSRDASMYSIMPLGVVFPRSSEDVAVAVRAAAAVGVPIVPRGAGTSLAGQTVGPGLVLDFSQYMNRILELDPEARTARVEAGVVQDQLNQAAAPLGLMFGPDTSTSNRATIGGMIGNNSAGSGSLTYGMTIDHVRALDVVLSDGSRARLEPVDENERSRRSRASTLEGRLYRQLPGLLRENADAIATGFPEFWRRACGYRLDRLAEKFDLAKFVVGSEGTLVVVTHAEVDLVPKPRRTVYAVGHFTTTAGAIAATTDALSCGPAQVELMDRTILDLSRQKIEYAGLGDILHGDPDALLFVSFSGDDEQALIANLDELTDLWKRNSHGYHTLRAVTPRQQTALLKVRKSSLGLLMAASEGTKRPLAFVEDTAVDPEHLAEYTTRFKAILDEHELSAGFYGHCSVGCLHIRPFVDLAVPSEVNKMRAVAEQIKDLVAEYGGVNSSEHGDGLARSEFNREIFGDELYEAMRSVKHLFDPGNVMNPGKIVDAPPMTDNLRDSALAPAEPFQTRLSFEVVGGMRDAADRCMNIGLCRKSTTGAMCPSYIATKQEEHATRGRANALVKALSEPDPKAALGDGRLHEILDLCLMCKACKSECPMSVDMAALKAETLSHHHDQYGIPLRSRIFGAIRVLNRLGSATAPLSNVPGRIEFLRRIMQRTAGITAARPLPVFQRRNLVRWYRERRPSGPAQVTFLADSFTTYTEPHIGQAAIELLERAGFAVELASGGCCGRSSFSKGLIDDAKAKAGKLIAALADGDTPIVGCEPSCLFTLKDETLAMMPGDPRAQGVADRVKQVEELLSDAIGAGKLSLREDSWLAGRKIVYHGHCHQKAEVGTAATMALLRRIPGARIVELDAGCCGMAGSFGFEAEHYSTSMAVGADRLFPALAAEGEDTVVAATGVSCRQQIFHGTRRDAWHPIELIREAVR from the coding sequence ATGACAGCATTTCTCGAACAGCTGGCGCGGTCGATCGAGGGGGAGGTCCGGTTCGACGACTACACCCGGCACCTCTTCTCGCGTGACGCGAGCATGTACTCGATCATGCCGCTCGGCGTGGTCTTCCCGCGCTCCAGCGAAGACGTCGCCGTGGCCGTGCGGGCGGCCGCGGCGGTGGGCGTCCCGATCGTCCCGCGCGGCGCGGGGACCAGTCTCGCCGGCCAGACCGTCGGCCCCGGCCTGGTGCTGGACTTCTCCCAGTACATGAACCGCATCCTCGAACTCGACCCGGAGGCCCGCACCGCGCGGGTCGAAGCGGGCGTGGTCCAGGACCAGCTCAACCAGGCGGCGGCGCCGCTCGGCCTGATGTTCGGGCCGGACACGTCCACCAGCAACCGGGCCACCATCGGCGGCATGATCGGCAACAACTCGGCCGGCAGCGGTTCGCTGACCTACGGGATGACCATCGATCACGTCCGCGCGCTGGACGTCGTGCTGTCCGACGGTTCGCGCGCCCGGCTGGAACCGGTGGACGAGAACGAGCGTTCTCGCCGGTCCCGTGCGTCCACCTTGGAAGGCCGGCTGTACCGGCAGCTCCCAGGACTGTTGCGGGAGAACGCCGACGCCATCGCAACGGGCTTCCCGGAGTTCTGGCGCCGGGCGTGCGGCTACCGGCTCGACCGGCTGGCCGAGAAGTTCGACCTGGCCAAGTTCGTGGTCGGCTCGGAGGGCACGCTCGTCGTCGTCACGCACGCCGAGGTCGACCTGGTGCCCAAGCCGCGCCGGACGGTCTACGCGGTCGGCCACTTCACCACGACCGCAGGCGCGATCGCCGCGACCACGGACGCGCTGAGCTGCGGACCGGCGCAGGTCGAGCTGATGGATCGGACAATCCTCGACCTGTCCCGGCAGAAGATCGAGTACGCCGGCCTCGGCGACATCCTGCACGGCGATCCGGACGCCCTGCTGTTCGTGTCCTTCAGCGGCGACGACGAGCAGGCGCTGATCGCCAACCTCGACGAGCTCACGGACCTGTGGAAACGCAACTCCCACGGCTACCACACGTTGCGTGCCGTGACACCGCGGCAGCAGACCGCGCTGCTGAAGGTGCGCAAGTCCAGCCTCGGCCTGCTGATGGCCGCCAGCGAAGGCACGAAACGCCCGCTGGCCTTCGTGGAGGACACCGCCGTCGACCCCGAGCACCTCGCCGAGTACACCACCCGGTTCAAGGCGATCCTGGACGAGCACGAGCTGAGCGCGGGTTTCTACGGGCACTGCTCGGTCGGCTGCCTGCACATCCGGCCGTTCGTCGATCTGGCTGTCCCGTCCGAGGTCAACAAGATGCGGGCGGTCGCCGAGCAGATCAAGGACCTGGTCGCCGAGTACGGCGGCGTGAACTCCAGCGAACACGGCGACGGGCTGGCGCGCAGCGAGTTCAACCGGGAGATCTTCGGCGACGAGCTCTACGAGGCGATGCGTTCGGTCAAGCACTTGTTCGACCCTGGCAACGTGATGAACCCCGGCAAGATCGTCGACGCGCCACCGATGACCGACAACCTCAGGGATTCCGCGCTCGCCCCGGCGGAACCGTTCCAGACCCGGCTGTCGTTCGAAGTGGTCGGCGGGATGCGGGACGCGGCCGACCGCTGCATGAACATCGGCCTGTGCCGCAAGAGCACCACCGGCGCGATGTGCCCGTCCTACATCGCCACCAAACAAGAGGAACACGCCACCCGCGGCCGGGCCAACGCGTTGGTCAAGGCACTGTCCGAACCGGATCCGAAGGCCGCGCTCGGTGACGGGCGGCTGCACGAGATCCTCGACCTCTGCCTGATGTGCAAGGCGTGCAAGAGCGAGTGCCCGATGAGTGTCGACATGGCGGCACTCAAGGCCGAGACGCTGTCGCACCACCACGACCAGTACGGGATCCCGTTGCGGTCCCGGATCTTCGGCGCGATCCGTGTGCTCAACCGGCTCGGCTCGGCCACCGCGCCGCTGTCCAACGTGCCGGGCCGGATCGAGTTCCTGCGCCGGATCATGCAACGAACCGCGGGGATCACCGCCGCCCGGCCGTTGCCGGTCTTCCAGCGCCGCAACCTCGTTCGCTGGTACCGCGAACGCCGCCCGTCCGGTCCGGCGCAGGTGACGTTCCTGGCCGACTCGTTCACCACGTACACCGAGCCGCACATCGGCCAGGCCGCGATCGAACTGCTCGAACGCGCGGGCTTCGCGGTCGAACTGGCCAGCGGCGGCTGCTGTGGCCGGTCGAGCTTCTCCAAGGGCCTGATCGACGACGCGAAAGCCAAAGCGGGCAAGCTGATCGCCGCACTGGCCGACGGCGACACCCCGATCGTCGGCTGCGAACCGTCCTGCCTGTTCACGTTGAAGGACGAAACCCTGGCCATGATGCCCGGCGACCCCAGGGCGCAGGGCGTGGCCGACCGCGTCAAGCAGGTGGAGGAACTGCTGTCGGACGCGATCGGTGCGGGAAAGCTCAGTCTGCGCGAGGATTCGTGGCTGGCCGGGCGCAAGATCGTCTACCACGGTCACTGCCACCAGAAAGCCGAGGTCGGCACGGCCGCGACAATGGCGCTGCTGCGCCGGATCCCCGGTGCGCGGATCGTCGAGCTGGACGCGGGCTGCTGCGGGATGGCAGGGTCGTTCGGGTTCGAAGCCGAGCACTACAGCACGTCGATGGCCGTCGGTGCGGACCGGTTGTTCCCGGCGCTGGCCGCGGAAGGAGAGGACACCGTGGTCGCAGCGACCGGCGTTTCGTGCCGTCAGCAGATCTTCCACGGCACGCGACGCGACGCGTGGCACCCGATCGAGCTCATCCGTGAGGCCGTGCGATGA
- a CDS encoding pyridoxal-phosphate-dependent aminotransferase family protein, whose amino-acid sequence MSGRHFLQIPGPTNVPDSVLRAMSAATIDHRGPEFAQLGKHVLAALKPVFGTTNPVVIYPASGTGAWEAALVNTLSPGDRVLCFETGHFATLWQEMATSLGLAVDFVPGDWRHGVNPEVVAEKLANDTGHTIKAVCVVHNETSTGVTSRIADIRAAVDSEGHPALLLVDTISSLGSIDYRHDEWGVDVTVAGSQKGLMLPPGLSFNAISDKALEAARTAKLARSFWDWQPMLAANERGVFPYTPATNLLYGLKEALRLLDKEGLPDVFARHARHAKATRAAVNAWGLEVLCADEREHSGSLTAVLVPEEVDADKVRAIVLDRYDMSLGAGLGKLAGRIFRIGHLGDFNDLTLAGTLAGVQMGLTLAGVPIDPSGITVALEHLQVAP is encoded by the coding sequence ATGAGCGGCCGTCACTTCCTGCAGATTCCAGGACCGACCAACGTGCCCGACTCAGTGCTCCGAGCCATGTCCGCAGCGACGATCGACCACCGCGGGCCGGAGTTCGCCCAGTTGGGCAAGCACGTCCTGGCAGCGCTGAAGCCCGTCTTCGGCACCACGAACCCAGTCGTGATCTACCCGGCGTCCGGCACGGGCGCGTGGGAGGCCGCGCTGGTGAACACGCTCAGCCCGGGCGACCGGGTGCTCTGTTTCGAGACCGGTCACTTCGCCACGCTCTGGCAGGAGATGGCCACCAGCCTCGGCCTCGCGGTCGACTTCGTGCCCGGCGACTGGCGGCACGGCGTGAACCCCGAGGTCGTCGCCGAAAAACTGGCGAACGACACCGGGCACACCATCAAAGCGGTGTGCGTCGTGCACAACGAGACGTCCACCGGGGTCACCAGCCGGATCGCCGACATCCGCGCGGCCGTCGATTCCGAGGGCCACCCCGCGCTGTTGCTCGTCGACACCATCTCCTCCCTGGGGTCGATCGACTACCGGCACGACGAGTGGGGCGTCGACGTCACCGTCGCCGGTTCGCAGAAAGGCCTGATGCTCCCGCCCGGCCTGAGCTTCAACGCGATCAGCGACAAGGCGCTCGAAGCGGCCAGGACCGCGAAACTGGCCAGGTCCTTCTGGGACTGGCAACCGATGCTCGCGGCCAACGAGCGCGGTGTCTTCCCGTACACCCCGGCGACGAACCTGTTGTACGGCTTGAAAGAAGCACTCCGCCTGCTGGACAAGGAAGGCCTGCCCGACGTCTTCGCCCGGCACGCCCGGCACGCGAAAGCCACCCGTGCCGCGGTGAACGCGTGGGGACTGGAAGTGCTGTGCGCCGACGAACGCGAGCACTCCGGTTCGCTGACCGCCGTCCTGGTGCCGGAGGAGGTCGACGCCGACAAGGTCAGGGCGATCGTCCTCGACCGCTACGACATGTCGCTGGGCGCCGGGCTCGGCAAGCTCGCCGGCCGGATCTTCCGGATCGGCCACCTCGGCGACTTCAACGACCTCACCCTGGCCGGGACGCTCGCCGGGGTGCAGATGGGGCTGACGCTGGCCGGGGTGCCGATCGACCCGTCGGGCATCACGGTCGCGCTGGAGCACCTCCAGGTCGCGCCATGA
- a CDS encoding SLC13 family permease, translating to MSVQLITIIALVAVFLVSSVLPVHMGALAFVAAFVIGTAVAGEDKDTIVSGFPGDLFIVLVGVTYLFAIAKRNGTIDWLVHAAVLAVRGRIALIPWMMFLVTAVLTAVGAVVPAAVAIIAPIGMGFAARYRINPLLMALLIINGASAGGFSPISIFGSIVNGVVTRDNIPGNPALLFASSFVFNLVLSVVVFALFGGRELLRRGRELPGDGEEPAGSGGGVAVSTSVTTLNRDRVLTLAGLVVLAGGSLILSLDVGFTAITVAVVLSLLSPADAKNAVGQIAWPTVLLICGIVTYVGLMERVGTIDFLGNQVAGIGVPLLAGFLICLIGGAVSAFASTTGILGALIPLAVPFLLTGDIGAVGMIIALSISSSVVDSSPFSTSGALCVANASEERRDYVFAGLMRWGFSMVALAPVVTWLVFLAPGWL from the coding sequence ATGTCAGTGCAGCTCATCACGATCATCGCTCTTGTCGCCGTGTTCCTCGTATCCAGCGTTCTGCCGGTGCACATGGGTGCGCTGGCTTTCGTCGCCGCGTTCGTCATCGGTACCGCGGTGGCCGGGGAGGACAAGGACACCATCGTCAGCGGGTTCCCCGGCGACCTCTTCATCGTGCTCGTCGGTGTCACGTACCTGTTCGCGATCGCCAAACGCAACGGCACCATCGACTGGCTCGTACACGCGGCGGTCCTCGCCGTCCGCGGCCGGATCGCGCTCATCCCGTGGATGATGTTCCTGGTCACGGCCGTGCTGACGGCTGTCGGCGCGGTCGTTCCGGCCGCCGTGGCGATCATCGCGCCGATCGGGATGGGCTTCGCGGCCCGTTACCGGATCAACCCGCTGCTGATGGCCCTGCTGATCATCAACGGCGCCAGCGCGGGCGGGTTCTCGCCGATCAGCATCTTCGGCAGCATCGTCAACGGTGTCGTCACCCGCGACAACATCCCCGGCAACCCGGCACTGCTGTTCGCCAGCTCGTTCGTGTTCAACCTGGTCCTCAGCGTGGTCGTGTTCGCGCTGTTCGGCGGACGCGAACTGCTGCGCCGGGGCCGCGAATTACCCGGCGACGGCGAGGAACCCGCGGGCAGCGGAGGCGGTGTCGCGGTGAGCACGTCTGTCACCACGCTCAACCGGGACCGGGTGCTGACGCTCGCCGGGCTGGTCGTCCTGGCGGGCGGCTCGCTGATCCTCAGCCTCGACGTCGGGTTCACCGCGATCACGGTCGCCGTCGTGCTGTCCCTGCTCTCCCCGGCCGACGCGAAGAACGCCGTCGGCCAGATCGCGTGGCCGACCGTCCTGCTGATCTGCGGCATCGTCACCTACGTGGGCCTGATGGAACGAGTCGGCACCATCGACTTCCTCGGCAACCAGGTCGCCGGGATCGGTGTGCCGCTGCTCGCCGGGTTCCTGATCTGCCTGATCGGCGGCGCCGTGTCGGCGTTCGCGTCGACGACCGGCATCCTCGGCGCGCTGATCCCCCTCGCTGTGCCGTTCCTGCTGACCGGCGACATCGGCGCGGTCGGGATGATCATCGCGCTGTCCATCTCGTCTTCCGTGGTCGACTCGTCGCCGTTCTCCACCAGCGGCGCGCTGTGCGTGGCCAACGCGTCCGAGGAGAGACGGGACTACGTGTTCGCCGGGCTGATGCGGTGGGGCTTCAGCATGGTGGCGCTCGCCCCGGTGGTGACCTGGCTGGTGTTCCTCGCGCCCGGCTGGCTGTAG
- a CDS encoding purine-cytosine permease family protein, which produces MSEKPALTEVESHGVERIPDADRTATPFDLFRLAFGGANTFSTCVLGAFPILFGLSFWQGLAATLLGVLAGALILCPMAVFGPINGTNNAVSSSAHLGVHGRVVGSFLSLLTAVAFFSLAVWSSGDALIGGAHRLFGLERSTFCFAVAYALFACLVLVVCVYGFRFMLFVNKVAVTSATFLFLVGIVAFAGDFDPSYAGTFTTDTTLFWPSFIGSALIVLSNPVSFGAFLGDWSRYIPANIPRRRVMGAAFLSQVATLVPFLFGLATASIIATKAPSYVEPAAPDFVGGLLAIAPEWFFLPVCLLALIGGMSTGTTALYGTGLDFSSVFPRLSRVQATVFIGVLSIVFIFIGRFGLDLVRSISTFATMIVTCTTPWMVVMMLGLFTRRGWYDPEALQVFNRRQRGGRYWFTHGWNWRGMTAWWVAAVAGVLFTNIPGQFVGPLGDLAGGVDVSLPLSIAVAAVLFLSLLFAFPEPRAVHGPDGPRLVPVADVAVPPITA; this is translated from the coding sequence ATGTCGGAGAAACCAGCTCTCACCGAGGTCGAGAGCCACGGCGTCGAACGGATCCCGGACGCCGACCGGACCGCGACCCCGTTCGACCTGTTCCGGCTGGCGTTCGGCGGCGCGAACACGTTCTCCACCTGCGTCCTTGGCGCGTTCCCGATCCTGTTCGGACTGTCGTTCTGGCAAGGTCTGGCCGCCACGCTGCTCGGTGTGCTCGCCGGGGCGCTCATCCTCTGTCCCATGGCGGTGTTCGGGCCGATCAACGGCACGAACAACGCGGTGTCGTCCTCCGCGCACCTCGGTGTGCACGGGCGCGTCGTCGGTTCCTTCCTCTCCCTGCTCACCGCGGTCGCCTTCTTCTCACTCGCGGTGTGGAGTTCCGGCGACGCGCTCATCGGCGGCGCGCACCGGTTGTTCGGCCTGGAGCGGTCCACGTTCTGCTTCGCCGTCGCCTACGCGCTCTTCGCGTGCCTCGTGCTCGTGGTGTGCGTTTATGGCTTCCGGTTCATGTTGTTCGTGAACAAGGTCGCGGTCACGTCGGCGACGTTCCTTTTCTTGGTCGGGATTGTCGCCTTCGCCGGTGATTTCGACCCGTCGTACGCGGGCACGTTCACGACCGACACGACATTGTTCTGGCCGTCGTTCATCGGTTCGGCGTTGATCGTGCTGTCCAACCCGGTGTCGTTCGGCGCGTTCCTCGGCGACTGGTCGCGCTACATCCCCGCGAACATCCCACGCCGCCGTGTCATGGGTGCCGCGTTCCTGTCCCAGGTCGCCACACTGGTGCCGTTCCTGTTCGGGCTGGCCACGGCGAGCATCATCGCGACGAAAGCCCCGAGCTACGTGGAACCGGCCGCGCCGGACTTCGTCGGCGGCCTGCTGGCGATCGCGCCGGAGTGGTTCTTCCTGCCGGTGTGCCTGCTCGCCCTGATCGGCGGGATGTCCACCGGGACGACCGCGCTCTACGGCACCGGCCTCGACTTCTCGTCAGTGTTCCCACGGCTGTCGCGGGTCCAGGCGACGGTGTTCATCGGCGTGCTGTCGATCGTGTTCATCTTCATCGGGCGGTTCGGCCTCGACCTGGTCCGCAGCATCTCCACGTTCGCCACCATGATCGTCACGTGCACGACGCCGTGGATGGTCGTGATGATGCTCGGCCTGTTCACCCGGCGCGGCTGGTACGACCCGGAAGCGCTGCAGGTGTTCAACCGGCGCCAGCGCGGCGGCAGGTACTGGTTCACGCATGGCTGGAACTGGCGCGGCATGACCGCGTGGTGGGTCGCGGCCGTCGCGGGGGTGCTGTTCACCAACATCCCCGGCCAGTTCGTCGGGCCGCTCGGCGACCTCGCCGGTGGCGTCGACGTCAGCCTCCCGCTGTCGATCGCGGTCGCCGCCGTGCTTTTCCTGTCGCTGCTGTTCGCTTTCCCTGAGCCACGGGCGGTTCACGGGCCGGACGGTCCCCGCCTGGTGCCGGTCGCGGACGTGGCCGTTCCACCGATCACTGCCTGA
- a CDS encoding response regulator transcription factor, whose protein sequence is MGNLVDRAVRAPDALAMFTEASARLRELVPFDAAVWRTTDPDTGLMTSPVRTENLDDDGCAVYWDCELFAEDVNLFRDLARSKSPVASLRAATGDLPRRSKLYHDYLRPRGLADELRAVMRAGGRPRGHISLFRAQGKPAFDQRDSSVVESMLVPLAKRLRSFAEPGAVVPGSPGPGLLIFDSADHLVSANDDAVDLLAELPEGPAVRTALGVRVPVWIESTVIQARAIAQEHARGSARIRMRTRAGRWLVCHASCLRAADGLVTSTAVVIEPAKVSEIVPLIIDAYGLSERELEITQCVARGLATAEIAEQLVLSPHTVRDHIKAIFEKAGVSSRGELVGKLFTEHYEPLAAKDIVRQ, encoded by the coding sequence ATGGGGAATCTGGTCGACCGAGCGGTGCGTGCGCCGGACGCGCTGGCGATGTTCACCGAGGCGTCCGCGCGGCTGCGCGAACTGGTGCCGTTCGACGCGGCCGTCTGGCGCACGACCGACCCGGACACGGGGTTGATGACCTCGCCCGTCCGTACCGAGAACCTCGACGACGACGGCTGCGCGGTCTACTGGGACTGCGAGCTGTTCGCCGAGGACGTCAACCTGTTCCGCGACCTGGCCAGGTCGAAGTCACCGGTGGCCAGCCTGCGTGCCGCGACGGGTGATCTGCCTCGGCGCAGCAAGCTCTACCACGACTACCTGCGGCCGCGTGGCCTGGCGGACGAACTGCGTGCGGTCATGCGTGCCGGAGGTCGTCCGCGCGGCCACATCAGCCTCTTCCGCGCACAGGGCAAACCCGCCTTCGACCAGCGGGACAGCTCGGTCGTCGAGAGCATGCTGGTGCCGTTGGCCAAACGTTTGCGCTCCTTTGCCGAGCCGGGTGCGGTCGTGCCCGGCTCACCGGGGCCCGGCCTGTTGATCTTCGACTCGGCCGACCACCTGGTCTCGGCCAACGACGACGCCGTCGACCTCCTCGCCGAACTGCCGGAAGGCCCGGCTGTGCGCACTGCGCTCGGTGTCCGGGTGCCCGTGTGGATCGAGAGCACGGTGATCCAGGCGCGCGCCATAGCGCAGGAGCACGCGCGTGGCTCGGCCAGGATCCGGATGCGCACCCGTGCAGGTCGCTGGCTGGTGTGCCACGCGTCCTGCCTGCGCGCCGCCGATGGCCTGGTCACGTCGACCGCTGTGGTCATCGAGCCCGCGAAGGTCTCCGAGATCGTGCCGTTGATCATCGACGCCTACGGGCTGTCCGAACGTGAGCTGGAGATCACCCAGTGCGTGGCACGCGGCCTGGCCACGGCCGAGATCGCCGAGCAGCTGGTCCTGTCGCCGCACACGGTCCGTGACCACATCAAGGCGATCTTCGAGAAGGCGGGCGTGTCCAGCCGGGGTGAACTGGTCGGCAAGCTGTTCACCGAGCACTACGAACCACTGGCCGCCAAGGACATCGTCAGGCAGTGA
- a CDS encoding MFS transporter, with product MTTTSVRIEPGARSTGIRLGALFGPAVFGVTAAGVALPDVARDLQVTPAAVAWVLTAHAVALGVGTALFGRLADALGVRTALLSGAVVTVVGAVVCVASPNLAVLVAGRFLLASGSGAMTSCALTLVAAGDPDKRPTVLAGFGATMAVFSASATLLGGVVTQWLTWRLTVVLPVLSVLVIPLCLGLANRPGSRRPVDVTGAAVLTLTVSSLILLIQSPSLSLPTGLTIAAGAAMLAGAGVLALRVRSSPTGFLPRSLITDRVYLLAATVGIGVYGGLFASMWAVPQVLAEHHGWPVLLIGLALLPGAFVGAVLSRLAGRGGTKLLTAVAAASALCLAAAGFLGGGWVLLVTGTSLGFAAFAVTQVVTTGVMSVHIPPDRRGGALGILNMSFFVGGGIGAAVAGALSKVMPMTGALAVVALLPLVSAFLARRIRR from the coding sequence ATGACAACGACATCCGTACGGATCGAACCGGGAGCGCGGTCGACCGGAATACGACTCGGTGCCCTGTTCGGCCCGGCTGTGTTCGGGGTAACAGCAGCGGGCGTCGCACTACCGGACGTGGCGCGTGACTTGCAGGTCACACCAGCGGCGGTGGCGTGGGTGCTCACGGCCCACGCCGTGGCTCTCGGCGTCGGCACCGCGTTGTTCGGCAGGCTCGCGGACGCGCTGGGCGTGCGGACCGCGCTGCTGAGCGGGGCGGTGGTCACCGTCGTCGGCGCGGTTGTCTGCGTAGCGTCACCGAACCTGGCTGTCCTGGTGGCTGGGCGGTTCCTGCTCGCCTCCGGGTCCGGCGCGATGACTTCGTGTGCCCTGACACTGGTGGCAGCGGGCGATCCGGACAAGCGCCCCACTGTCCTCGCCGGTTTCGGGGCGACCATGGCTGTGTTCTCGGCGAGCGCGACGTTGCTGGGCGGTGTCGTCACGCAGTGGCTGACCTGGCGGTTGACCGTCGTGCTGCCGGTGTTGTCAGTCCTGGTGATCCCGCTCTGCCTGGGACTGGCCAACCGGCCGGGCTCACGGCGACCGGTCGACGTGACCGGCGCCGCGGTGCTGACGCTCACGGTCAGCTCGTTGATCTTGTTGATCCAGTCACCGTCGTTGTCGTTGCCGACCGGCCTCACCATCGCCGCGGGCGCGGCGATGCTTGCCGGAGCCGGGGTGCTGGCGTTGCGGGTTCGTTCCTCGCCAACAGGTTTCCTGCCGCGATCACTGATCACCGACCGGGTGTACTTGCTTGCCGCCACAGTGGGAATCGGCGTGTACGGCGGGTTGTTCGCGTCGATGTGGGCTGTTCCCCAGGTTCTGGCCGAGCACCACGGCTGGCCGGTGCTGCTGATCGGGCTGGCGCTGCTGCCTGGGGCGTTCGTCGGTGCCGTGCTGTCCAGGCTGGCGGGCAGGGGCGGTACGAAGCTCCTGACCGCGGTTGCCGCGGCGTCGGCGCTTTGCCTTGCCGCGGCTGGCTTCCTGGGCGGCGGGTGGGTGTTGCTCGTCACGGGGACCTCGCTGGGGTTCGCCGCGTTCGCCGTGACCCAGGTGGTGACAACCGGTGTGATGTCCGTCCACATCCCGCCGGACCGGCGCGGTGGCGCGCTCGGTATCCTGAACATGAGCTTCTTCGTCGGTGGCGGGATCGGCGCGGCCGTTGCCGGCGCGTTGTCCAAGGTGATGCCGATGACCGGCGCGCTCGCCGTGGTTGCCTTGCTGCCGTTGGTTTCCGCGTTTCTCGCTCGTCGCATCCGCCGATGA
- a CDS encoding HAD family hydrolase, translating to MAIEHIVWDWNGTLFDDGPALVLATADAFAAAGLPEVTPERFRDHFTRPITDFYEKLAGRPLTGAEQAELDERFQLSYARRIAAATLHPDTVNALTTWHESGRSQSLLSMYPHELLVEMAQLSPIAAMLSRVDGTPGGGQHGKEPHLRSHLEHLDVDPGRVLVVGDNVDDVVAAQACGAKGVLYHPGDTALLSMARAEGLAVPIASSLTGAVRLALTFVDEFSGGGHDT from the coding sequence TTGGCGATCGAGCACATCGTGTGGGACTGGAACGGCACCCTGTTCGACGACGGCCCCGCGCTCGTGCTGGCGACAGCCGACGCGTTCGCCGCCGCCGGGCTCCCCGAGGTGACCCCGGAGCGCTTCCGCGACCACTTCACCAGACCGATCACGGACTTCTACGAGAAACTGGCCGGGCGGCCGTTGACCGGCGCCGAGCAGGCCGAGCTGGACGAGCGGTTCCAGCTCTCGTACGCCCGGCGCATCGCCGCGGCGACGTTGCATCCGGACACGGTGAACGCGTTGACCACGTGGCACGAGTCCGGGCGGAGCCAGTCGTTGCTGTCGATGTACCCGCACGAACTGCTCGTGGAGATGGCCCAGCTCAGCCCGATCGCCGCGATGCTGTCCCGAGTGGACGGAACGCCGGGCGGCGGTCAGCACGGCAAGGAACCGCATTTGCGCAGCCACCTCGAACACCTGGACGTCGACCCCGGCCGTGTTCTCGTGGTGGGGGACAACGTCGACGACGTGGTCGCGGCCCAGGCTTGTGGCGCGAAGGGCGTGCTGTACCACCCGGGTGACACGGCGTTGCTGAGCATGGCCCGTGCCGAGGGTCTCGCCGTGCCGATCGCGTCGAGCCTCACCGGAGCTGTCCGGCTGGCGTTGACCTTTGTGGACGAATTCAGTGGGGGCGGTCATGACACCTGA
- a CDS encoding class I SAM-dependent methyltransferase, translating to MSRIHAQAVEANVAGYQHDEVAGYLGHAYHRRRLELAIGSLARHFAADRRVPLVADLGANDGQVCTWLTGRGMRPIACDIVPHARRVAKERGLLTVGLDASRPLPFGTASLDGILAGEIIEHLYDPGLLLRECARVLRPGGIVVLTTPNLAGAQDRLRFLAGHSPRQVDPFHEYLSVHIRPFTYGMLATGLRLAGLTPSRPLSNYVVWRTRFGELSSGWAARLWPTLGGSLVVAAVR from the coding sequence GTGAGCCGAATCCACGCACAGGCGGTCGAGGCGAACGTGGCCGGGTACCAGCACGACGAGGTCGCCGGGTACCTCGGCCACGCCTACCACCGGCGCAGGCTGGAACTGGCGATCGGGTCGCTGGCCAGGCACTTCGCCGCGGACCGCCGGGTGCCGCTCGTCGCGGACCTCGGCGCCAACGACGGCCAGGTGTGCACCTGGCTGACCGGCCGCGGGATGCGCCCGATCGCGTGCGACATCGTCCCGCACGCACGCCGGGTCGCCAAGGAGCGCGGCCTGCTCACAGTCGGCCTGGACGCGAGCAGGCCGTTGCCGTTCGGGACGGCCTCGCTCGACGGGATCCTCGCGGGCGAGATCATCGAGCACCTCTACGACCCGGGCTTGCTGCTGCGGGAGTGCGCACGGGTGCTGCGGCCCGGCGGGATCGTCGTGCTCACCACGCCCAACCTGGCAGGAGCGCAGGACCGGCTGCGGTTCCTGGCCGGGCATTCGCCGCGGCAGGTGGACCCGTTCCACGAATACCTCAGCGTGCACATCAGGCCGTTCACGTACGGCATGCTCGCCACCGGGCTGCGGCTGGCCGGGCTGACGCCGTCGCGCCCGTTGTCGAACTACGTGGTCTGGCGGACCAGGTTCGGCGAGCTCAGCTCCGGCTGGGCGGCGCGGCTGTGGCCCACGCTCGGCGGTTCGCTGGTGGTCGCGGCCGTGCGGTGA